One stretch of Cololabis saira isolate AMF1-May2022 chromosome 15, fColSai1.1, whole genome shotgun sequence DNA includes these proteins:
- the LOC133461251 gene encoding uncharacterized protein LOC133461251 → MMIPDLLHVQRYVCTYRFSQDHLELLFNSVRASGGWNNNPTAGQFQAIFRRLMVRCGVSPNSSGNVAAQDETVSLSALDNYSALAAEEELPTPFANMSAVVGDHSYLPTRFGSLVDNALVYISGFVVRQVLKKLSCEVCRASLVAAAVPSSFDQSYHLLMLKNNGGLMIPSEGTVKVVRAAERAIRQNSGQGVSMSFVNHFVRAEIGSEDVFLLAEHIEETQFGIENHHFMLVSLIVSVFLKLRLHHIAKLTTLELQSASTRKKLCKTVLFQGF, encoded by the exons ATGATGATTCCTGACCTACTCCATGTTCAGCGTTACGTCTGTACATACCGCTTCAGTCAAGATCACTTGGAGCTTCTGTTTAACTCTGTCAGGGCATCAG ggGGCTGGAATAATAATCCAACTGCAGGGCAGTTCCAGGCCATTTTCCGGCGTCTGATGGTGAGGTGTGGTGTCTCACCAAATAGCTCAGGCAACGTGGCAGCGCAAGACGAGACTGTGTCCCTGTCAGCTCTAGACAATTACTCTGCGTTAGCAGCAGAAGAAGAGCTTCCGACCCCGTTTGCGAACATGTCCGCAGTTGTAGGTGACCATAGTTACCTGCCCACCCGCTTTGGCAGTCTTGTTGACAATGCCTTGGTGTACATTTCAGGATTTGTTGTTAGACAAGTTCTGAAAAAGCTGTCCTGTGAGGTGTGCCGTGCTAGCCTGGTTGCAGCTGCTGTACCCTCATCCTTTGACCAGAGCTACCACCTGCTGATGCTTAAAAACAATGGCGGGCTGATGATCCCCTCGGAAGGAACAGTTAAGGTGGTTAGAGCAGCAGAGCGTGCAATCCGCCAAAACTCAGGCCAAGGTGTCAGCATGTCTTTTGTGAACCATTTCGTCCGGGCTGAGATAGGTTCAGAGGATGTGTTTTTGCTTGCGGAGCACATTGAAGAAACACAATTTGGCATCGAAAACCATCATTTCATGCTTGTGTCGTTAATTGTGTCTGTCTTTCTCAAACTACGGCTGCATCACATTGCAAAATTGACTACCCTGGAGTTACAGAGTGCCAGCACACGCAAGAAGCTGTGTAAAACAGTTCTTTTTCAAGGGTTTTAG
- the LOC133461252 gene encoding THAP domain-containing protein 6-like produces MPEFCAAYGCNNQRSLQTRSRGITFHKFPTNESLRRQWEVALRRESFTATKHTKLCSEHFKPYHFDRTGQIVRLRDGAIPSLFNFPSHLQRPVATRTTKVARKAEVDLSQHLPEAEPQPNADHLYALPDSNCLKARLGEALARVESLEREKANAQARERRAKKTVKGLLEDLQKKNLIAEDLKERLDFYSGGCNQWMPSRDST; encoded by the exons ATGCCTGAGTTTTGTGCCGCCTACGGTTGCAATAACCAGCGATCACTTCAGACCAGATCGCGTGGGATTACCTTTCACAA GTTTCCCACAAATGAGAGTCTGAGGAGGCAGTGGGAAGTTGCTCTACGAAGGGAAAGTTTCACAGCAACAAAGCACACAAAGCTGTGCAGTGAGCACTTCAAGCCGTATCATTTTGACAGGACGGGTCAGATTGTCCGGCTTAGAGATGGTGCCATACCATCTCTTTTCAACTTCCCGTCTCATCTCCAAAGA CCAGTAGCAACCAGGACCACAAAAGTGGCAAGAAAAGCTGAAGTGGACCTTTCTCAGCATTTGCCTGAAGCTGAACCTCAGCCCAATgca GACCACCTCTATGCATTGCCAGATTCCAATTGTCTGAAGGCCAGACTTGGAGAAGCTTTGGCTCGAGTGGAGAGTCTGGAGCGGGAGAAGGCAAATGCTCAGGCCCGAGAAAGGAGGGCAAAGAAGACAGTAAAAGGTCTTCTGGAGGATCTTCAGAAAAAGAACCTCATAGCTGAAGATTTGAAAGAGAGGCTTGATTTTTACTCAG GTGGATGCAATCAGTGGATGCCAAGCCGGGACTCAACATGA